The Monodelphis domestica isolate mMonDom1 chromosome 5, mMonDom1.pri, whole genome shotgun sequence DNA segment GATTCTCTTATTGCTCCCTCACTGGCTATTAGCAATAGCCAGATTACATGTTCATATTATCTAACCACAACCTAGCCTTTTCTGTTCCTTACCAATTCTTTTTTACCTATGTCTCACTACTTCCTATGTTATAGTTATTACAGTGGTTGTTCCAAATGTTCTGCTTGCTCTCTAAGGTCCAAATTCCTCCCTCTACCCTCAGGGAGTGACATTACCTTCTGCttttaaagagaaaactgaaaacaTTCAGTATGACCACTTTTATGTATATTTGCATTCAAACTAAATGTACcattatttcctcatctctattttCACTCTTCCTTCCTATCTCAGAGAAAGGGGTTCCTTTCAATTTAAACCTAATCTTCCATTTGTACAATCAATCTCTTCCAGAAAGGACAAGTGGGGCCATAATCCCACAATTATCTCCTTCCTCTTTAGCATCTCAACTTTCTACTCTAAGAGTCTCTTTCCACCCTCAAACAGACAAAAGTCTTCTCTGTATTAAAACAAATCTTTTACTTCATCCCCTAGCTTGCAAGtaatctctcctttcttttgctGCCAAATCCATCAATGTATGGGATATTCCTGTTTCTACTTCTTAACCATTCATTCCCTTATAAACACCATGAAATAAAGCTCTACCCTTCCTATCACTGTAATAAGGCAGCAGTAAGGTTACCAATGACCGTTTTTGTCAAATCCTATGAGTCTCTTTCAGCctttgtatttctctctctctctctctcacacacacaccctacTGAATATCCACCCACTGAAaacttttcctcctttaccttttaTCTGTCGAGATATATTCCTAGTTCTCCTATAATCACTCTAGTTACTAAGGAAACATTGCTGGCACTTCTGTATCCTCCTGCTTCATTAATGTGGGTGTTACAGGAtacatgggatcatagatttagagctggcacTTAGAGGTCAACTCgatcaactccctcattttattgatgaaagaaACCAAAGCCCAGGTAACAgacattaaataatttgccaaaaGTTCCATGGGCAACAAGTAGCACAGTGAGGTTAAACCAAAGTCCTCTAACTCAGATGCAGTGCTCTTCCTATTACCCATAGCACCAAAAATCCTCCAAGGCTCTTTGTTCCTTGCTCTGCCTCTTTAGTCAGTCCTTTAGTCAAGTGTCATGATTATTTTCAGGCTTATTATCTAAAAATACTCATAATAAGTTTTTCAAAAGAAAGcaattccttccttttcacaGTTTCCTAGAGTACTTATCTTGACTTTTTTCCACCCAACACATTCCACTGCATAAGATAAATTTTTTGTGCAAATGTTTCCCTGTTAGACTCCATGTTCTTTCAGAGCATGGTGTTTTTCACCTTTGCATCTTGctcttttttcatctcttaaCTAATAGTGTCTTAAACATTTGCTGAACTGAGTTGCAGATTATTTGAACAGAAATTCAGAAGAGCCATCAGAGGCCTAGTCCAACCCAGATCTGAATAGGAAACTACAAGGGGGACAGTCATACTGAAAAGAAGGGAATGAGGACTaggaattttaaactttaaaagtatCTAGAATTAGAGACAAATAATAGCTCAATAACAATGATGACAATAACAACATTCTAAAAGGAAATTCTCAAAATTATTGAATTCATTGGGTCCTAGAGGACAAAATACTGACATCCGAAGGTAGTAAAACTGAGGAGTGGGGAAAAGCTGAAAAATAAGGTTGACATCTCCTTACCCCTGAGCTGTGAAGGAAGCTGTTTGACAGAGAGAACTTCTTGTACCACATACTGGTTGACTCCTCCACTTTTCAGCAGCTCCTCTGGAGACAGTGGTAGATGAAACTCACACAGCTGAGGGGGCATCTTCCTCCTGGCTCACTGGGCtagaaaacaaagagaagtaGTCCCTAGAGGCTGCCCATCCCCTATGCCAATATGATACTGAGAAAAACCATAGTTTAATTCTATAAGTAGTAGTGGGAGTATTCATAGTAGcatagtagtagcagcagcagcagctgctgcTGTGAACATTTCACTTTACTTTTCCCAAATGCAAAATACTCCCCTGCCTCCCTTACAGAATTGaggaaaattagagaaataatgTATCAAAAGTGATTCAAAAACTGTAAGTAGGTTTAAGATTCTCTCCATCCTCCATTATAATAGTAACAGGTCTTACATCACATAGTACATTTTACACGTGAGGGAACTTGAGAGCAGGAGAGTTAATGTTAACTGAGAAagctttccctcccttcccctgctTCCTGGCTTTCCATCAAGCCCCAGGTTCACCTTCTCCAAGAAGTCTTTCCAGATACcttttaatgctagtgccttccctctgagatgacctTCAATTTATCCTCTCTATTCTGTTGTTGCCTCCCACAGtaaactgtgaactccttgaggtcaggaactgctTCTCCCTCCCCTTGGCCCTTTCTTTGAAGCCCAGGTCCAAAGTACCgttcctagcacacagtaggcacttaatgtttgttgaaaacAAAGCATTTCTAGTCTCACCACCCGGTGAGAACTAAGTAGAGTTGGTAGTGTTGTCCCCAATCGTACAGctagggtttcttttttttttttttaattatattttatttgatcatttccaagcattattcattaaagatatagatcattttcttttcctcccccccaccccccctagccgatgcgtaaatccactgggcattacatgttttcttgatttgaacccattgctatgttgataatatttgcattagagtgttcatttagagtctctcctctgtcatgtcccctcaaccgctgtattcaggcagttgcttttcctcggtgtttccactcccatagtttatcctctgcttatggatagtgtttttttctcctagatccctgcaaattgttcagggacattacaccgccactaatggagaagtccattacgttggattataccacagtgtattagtctctgtgtacaatgttctcctggttctatagCTAGGGTTTCTAATGATCAGGAGAGTCCAACAAATAACCCAGGTTTCCAGCAGATTCGTCACATAGCCTTTTCGCTTTCCTATTAACCCTGATAGGATGgacattatccttattttatggatggaGAGACTCTTAAGACGACCTCAAGTAGCGAAGGGATGTACTGCAGAGGGGAGAATTTGGGTCTACATGTCCAAGCTGCACAATTCTAGGCCTCATTCAAGGCCTTCAAAATGACCACTCTCCAGCGAAATGGGTTGTCTCATAGGTCAGAGCCCTCAGACACTACAGGGGTCTGAAAGACGCCCTTAAATACTTCGCAGGCTTTTACATTCCTCAGGTTCTACGTTCCTTAAACCACCACACGGGGTTCCTAGAGTACCCCTACTACCGCCCATTTATAAAGTCGCCTTCCCACCAAGTCCTGAAACTTACCCTCCTCGCACAAATTAAGGACACGGAGGAAAACGCGCGCTCCAGGAGTCGCTCGGGAAGACAGCCAATCAGCGCTGCGGTTCCTAGGGCACCAACCAATCTCTGCACGACGTGGGGGTGTGTGGGGAAGAGACCCGCCTCTTTACTCTGGGCGAGCGAACGAAGTCTCCAAACAAACCAGTTTAAATCTTAACGGCTGTGATGCAAGCCAGTTGTGGAGTTCTGACCAATGGGAAAAGAGCAGCGGGTACGTCAAATAAATCCTTAGCGCCCGGGAGCGCGCTTAGAGCTAGGGCGCTCTTAGAGTATTTTTCAGTTTACTGCGAACCAAAGAGTAGTGGGGGTGGTTCTTTGATCATGTCCCGTCTGGAGCTCCAGGGCCAGGATGCAGCTGAAGACGATCCTGCTGCAGCTGACTCTCAGCCACTGATGACAAGAGTAGCCTGCAAGCCTGAACTTCCACTTGGCTCGGTTCAGCGCAATAAACTGTGCTTCTGGATCTGTGTGCGGCTTCTGAACGCTGTCTTGCGTGGCTCCCTCCTGCCTCAAGATGCTCTGGTTCCCTAAGCCCAGTTTCCCGCCCAAACCTGTTCCTCACAGCCGCGAGACACCCAGGGGCAATCAGATGCTAGCTCAAAagcttttcctcccttttcaggTGTGTCCAGGAAAATCTTGAGCAGTCCGAGCTGGGAAAGGCAAGGTTTTCCTGAAAGAGAAGCGCAGCACTCTTTATAGACTCCAATTCGAAGCAGACAGTTGGGCCAAGGGAGGAAAGGCCGTTTCTGGGGGCGGAGCCGTCGcttgggaaggaggagggaaaggaggaggaggaagaggaggcccAGCAGAACCCTGGGCGCAGAGGAGCTTGGGAGCGACAGAAAATGGCTTCCTTCCTCCCAGAATAAGGTGAACGGGGGTAGCCAGCTTTGCTCTTTCCCAGAGGCTTTTGAGACACCGTCCTAACTTTCCCGGAATACTCCTGGGCAGCCTTGTTACCCGGACTCCCTAATGGCGTGGTGCTTGACTCGGTGGGCAGGAGGGGGACTGTGGGGCTGCGCAGCCCGAGCCACCAGGAGCATCTCCTTGGGTAAACACCTTGGGAAGAGGGGAGCACTGCATAGTCTTCTAGAAGACGACACCAACCATGGGGCGCCTgctaatctttccttttccacccCCAGGTGTCCCTGAGGCGGCGCCTGTGAGAACAACTCTCCCGCCCCTTAAAGTGGTGGATAGATGGAACGAGAAGAGGAGCATGTTTGGGGTGTATGACAACATCGGGATCCTGGGTGAGAATAAAGGCCAGGGCGAGAGGTGGGGGAAGCAAGGAAGAAACTTCGTTTATTCTTTACTTCCCCATGTTACCCATAATTCCCGGGGGGAGGAATTAGCAATGTGCTTTAAGGGGTCTTTTGCCCTTAAGTAGAATAATTTGACTCTTGAGAACGGACTGTGTCTTAAATCTCAAGGAAACAGTTCTGAGCAAAATATGAATTGAAACAGAATGAAGggattttttaaatgcaaaggGTATCGCCGACAGCTGCTTCCAGGCTTGCTTTGGTCTTTTCTGCCTGGAACTAACAATGTATTCTTATTTTACCCTACAGGAAACTTTGAACGGCATCCCAAGGATCTTATTGTGGGGCCCAAATGGCTTAGGGGCTGGAAAGGAAACGAATTGCAGCGTTGTATCCGGAAGAAGAAAATGGTGGGAGATAGGATGTTTCTTCAGGATTTACATAACCTGAACAAACGAATCAGATATCTCTACAAACAGTTCAATAGAAAGGGGAAGCACCGTTAGAGGAAAAAGGCTAATTAGGCTAGAAAGCCCCATCCCCCAACTATCACCTTCAGGAGACCTACTGGTAGGGAAACTTTTCATTGTGGAAAAAGGCCTTTGTAATGTGTTTATAATAAAACTGGTTGACTAggtatttggtttttctttagtATTCCCTTCTGATGTATCTATCTCACCTCTACACTCCTGTTATATTGTCAGTTTTGTACTTGCCTCATTTGGTCTGTTGCTGATTTAAGGATTACATAAATTAGATTTTTAGGATTGAAAGGAGGCTTACTCTTACCTTGTACAAACACCTAATTCTACATCTCTTGCATGTCTATCCTTTTGTTCTGTCACCTTTGTATGATGTAAACCACTTCCAGATGGCCTTTTTTAGTCTTTGTATTCATAGTGCTTGCAAATAAaaggcatttagtaaatatttgtttagtAGGCTTGAAAATTTTCTGGCACTGTAGCTTCTTCAATAAGACAGTCCCTTTTGCTTATGAACCACTCTTGTTAGAAAGTGCATCTGAAGAGTTGGTTGCTTCTACCATTTATGTGGTCTTTTGTGTTGTCAAAGTACTGTTTTGTAGCTCCTTTCTAATTTGGAATTTATTCCTAGAAATCCTTCCATACTGCAATGGGAATTGAGCTGGTGCTACTCAGGCAGTCTGGTCATCCTTGGCTTCTTCCCTGGAGCAGGGAAGCACTAGAGGAATTGTACCAATTTGTGGGCATCCTTATTTGCAAACTTGCTTCTCATTGGTGTATTCAAAGGTGTATTTGGAAAGGACATTCACTCCCTTTGTTTATTCTGGAGTTAGCATAAAAGAAGCCCAGTTGGCTATGTCACAGGCTAGCATAGGTCCTCTGCATTCTTTATTTTCCTATCAAATTATAATTAAGGAAATTCCTGTGACTGAGCAATAATTCTCTTcactaataaaaatttagaatgGAAGAGCCTTTCTCACTAATGAGGATTTATTGAATAGTTCCTATGTGGGCTATAGAAAAGTTGAGGACCTTGGTCTCTCACCTTACTTCCAGAGATTAGCtacgggggcagctaggtagcacagcagatagagtgctaggcctggagttgggaggtcctgggattaaatctggctcagatactttgaagctgtgtaaccctgggcaagtcatttaacctcagttaaCTAGCTattgccattttttttaaacccttaccttcaatctgttgtaaggaaagtgctGACATTTGCAGAGAGAAGTGGAATAagaccagcaggaagattctggaacttgggggggaggggttaggCTGAGACCAAGACATTTAGTGGACTCTGGAGAATCTGGAGGTGTTAGCTGCAGATTTCTTGGTGGCtatcctttcctgatttcctgatTGCTGTATTTCATCAAGGCAGTTCCTGGTCAATCTGAACTGTCTACAGAGACTGTGAGATCAAGTCTGGATCCCTTTTTGGATCTAAGATTTTCCCTGGCCTTAGCAAAGCCTcacacagaccctttccttaattctaacaaagggggggggggggagggaggaggtttAGTTGAGGGTTTTAATTAAGATTAGGGACTGTAGATTTGAGTTAGGGAGGAGTAGGAAGTTCTCTAAAAAGAAACCCCTGTGAAGGGATTATTAGATCTGGTGGGTATAGATAGAGTAACATTAGTTTAGATATCCCAAATCCTCTTTCCACctttccttatttattaaatccaaAACTATACTGTGATAACATATAGTtctgtgtttattagctcaaggtctggctctgcctgccctgGGCTTGGCTACCCATCCCAAACCAGATTACTGGCCTTAATTACCATCCTTTGAACCTATCAGTTATCCCAAATAATTATATCAGTTTCAAAATAGTTATAtcacatcttagaatcagtactatgtattggttccaaggcagaagagtggtaaggactaggcaatgaaggattacatgatttgcccagggtcatacagattggaagtatctgaggtcaaatctgaacccatgacctcccctctctgggtctggctctcaatccactgagtcacctagctgtccccttgccattcttctgtattagaattgatgctaacacagagggtaagggtttaaaaaaaaataagttagcTAAGTactagaggaaaaaagaatatttcaataCAAGGCACTGCATAGTAATTACCAAATGAGGATTGCAAATGGAAAGAGAGGATTAAGAGATGACAGTAGGGAAGGATTTTGTgaagaaggtagaatttgagttGGGTCTTTAAAGGGGTGAGCTGGAAAGGATTACAAGTGAGTGTAGGGACTAGGAATGGCAAAGTTATTAATTTCTTTCCCTCGTATAATACAGAGTAATTTTCTGTTATAACCTGAGAGGCACCCTTGGAAGATGTCTTGTTCCAGTTCATTGACACCTAACTGGCTATGTGAAACTGTACTAGTCATCTATGGGCTCCTGCTTCTGGCAACTAGCTTAAATTGCTGAACAATGACAGATTTACATTAATAAAGAAAGGGAGTTTCCTCCTAGGGtgttctctataccaatgaaagcTCGATTCCCAGCCAAAGAAAACCAAACCACAGAATCCTCCCATTTGGAAAGATTTGAGGCTATGGAGTCTAATCTGTCCCAGAACAAGAATGCCCTTTTCAAAATTAGAGATTTTAAATAgatcatcttatttgatcatcatgATAACTGTAAAAGCAGGCAAAGTAGCTATTTTTGTCCTTTAACACATGAAGAATTGAGTTTGTAGCTTTAATAATCCAATAATCCACAGTATTGGATTTGAAACTAGAACTCCAAGTCTCTGGATTCCTAGTGcattatgattttcattttgcCACAGTCCCTTTCCCAGTTATTAGATCTAGAATaaataatagctggcattcatATACTGCCTTAAATTTTGCAAGTTACTTTTTACAGGATCTCATTTGAACCATACTTTTCCTCTATGAAATAAGTATTATAATTACATCCCCATTTTCGAAACTAAAGCTTTAACAGGtttttgagatcagatttgaaatctgagggatttaaactcaaatcttcctaaccTCCTTGCTTGCTTTACATTCCCTTGTTAGTTACTCTATTAATTTGATCTTAACTTTCTAATTTTCATGTATAGTTTCCAGAATTCAGAGTTTGGGTTTCATTtgatatgtatttaaaaaaaaagagtataaaggTTAAATTCTAGGATAGTGCTTCAGTGGGGgtaaaattttatgtattttattcagAAATCTTTAGATTTAAATATGTGTGTTCTTTGGGAGGCTATGTTTAAGCAGGCTAATATATTGATGAGAGGTGATACCCAATGGCTTTTATGACTCGagtattaagagcctactatgtaccaagtactGAGATTTAGATGTCTGCGGTTATAGTTAATTAATTACTTGGACTAATTAGAGATTCTTGGTGAGTAGGAACAGAGAAAGACGAGTGAAGGGTTACTTTAAGAAGCCAGCTAGAATCTTCATGGAGGTTCCTTAAAGGAATTCCCAGGAACTCTAGGAGAGTCTGTTGGAAAATAACGGACACACTCTTGGAGATTGGTTACTCTGAGGTTGGATCTTTTCTCTGGAAAAGCTGGTGACAATTGgttattgtaaaccttaaaatttcccagaccctactttataagattggattaagtccattccccatttgggcagtaaactctacttaaagcaggaatgtgagaattctactttacctacttgggtctgccctaggggaagataaagttgtaaactcttttctgaacaatgaaaagtacttaaacccatacttttcttaagctaagtacctataaaggtcaagcaacttgtgaatttacaaggaacaaagaactggaaaacttactcagagctttcctggtgtgaattactcaaaaatccacaccttcttaggtgtggactaagaatgggcggtcctttagaaacatctacagtgattggtagatgtaaggacttaggggaggtgacagaggagattttgcccttaaaaataagagctcagggaagagctggaagtcattctgaaacattcagattggagagactcattctgaggagactgattctgaaacattcagatggaggagggagctggtgaaagcagctgagatgctgctggcctggtgtcattagaaatccttacttagatcttgtggtgagtgttaaaaaactgattcttttctttctctctccttctttgattactcatttttgttaattaaaatctctataaaacccaattgacttgggtatttgaataattgggaatatttccctggcgaccaccttatatttgattttaaaaccaagacactgtagtgaaacatattttctgtggtcaaatttactcaccctctcttatatctatcacaatttatatcttccactattaatcactacagtttctcaaccattttaaatctcacattatG contains these protein-coding regions:
- the MRPL51 gene encoding 39S ribosomal protein L51, mitochondrial; this translates as MAWCLTRWAGGGLWGCAARATRSISLGVPEAAPVRTTLPPLKVVDRWNEKRSMFGVYDNIGILGNFERHPKDLIVGPKWLRGWKGNELQRCIRKKKMVGDRMFLQDLHNLNKRIRYLYKQFNRKGKHR